From a region of the Streptomyces caniferus genome:
- a CDS encoding RtcB family protein, with translation MSYVEVPGAQVPIRMWTDPATVEGVAMQQLRNVATLPWIKGLAVMPDVHYGKGATVGSVIAMHGAVCPAAVGVDIGCGMSAVKTSLTADDLPGDLSRLRSKIEQAIPVGRGMHDDPVDPGRLHGYPTAGWGDFWSRFDGVADAVKFRQERATKQMGSLGSGNHFIEFCLDDTGAVWLMLHSGSRNIGKELAEFHMGQAQKLPHNQGLVDRDLAVFIADTPPMAAYRNDLFWAQEYAKHNRAVMMALFQDVVRKEFSKARPTFEPVISCQQEDAEGQMRTVEYRPGVISCHHNYVSEERYEGMDLLVTRKGAISAGSGEWGIIPGSMGTESYIVRGLGNPKSFNSASHGAGRRMSRNAAKRKFSTRDLEEQTRGVECRKDSGVVDEIPGAYKPIGQVMEQQRDLVQVVAKLKQVICVKG, from the coding sequence ATGTCGTACGTCGAGGTGCCCGGTGCCCAGGTGCCGATCCGGATGTGGACGGATCCGGCCACGGTCGAGGGCGTCGCGATGCAGCAGCTGCGCAATGTCGCCACCCTCCCGTGGATCAAGGGTCTGGCCGTGATGCCGGACGTCCACTACGGCAAGGGCGCCACGGTCGGCTCGGTCATCGCCATGCACGGTGCGGTCTGCCCGGCGGCGGTCGGTGTGGACATCGGCTGCGGAATGAGCGCGGTGAAGACCTCGCTCACCGCCGATGACCTGCCCGGCGACCTCTCCCGGCTCCGCTCGAAGATCGAGCAGGCGATTCCGGTGGGCCGCGGGATGCACGACGATCCGGTCGACCCGGGGCGGCTGCACGGCTACCCGACGGCGGGGTGGGGGGACTTCTGGTCGCGGTTCGACGGGGTGGCCGACGCGGTCAAGTTCCGTCAGGAACGCGCGACGAAGCAGATGGGATCGCTGGGAAGCGGTAACCACTTCATCGAGTTCTGCCTCGACGACACCGGCGCGGTGTGGCTGATGCTGCACTCCGGCTCCCGGAACATCGGCAAGGAACTGGCCGAGTTCCACATGGGACAGGCGCAGAAGCTGCCGCACAACCAGGGCCTGGTCGACCGCGATCTCGCCGTCTTCATCGCGGACACCCCGCCGATGGCGGCCTACCGCAACGATCTGTTCTGGGCGCAGGAGTACGCCAAGCACAACCGGGCCGTGATGATGGCGCTCTTCCAGGACGTCGTCCGCAAGGAGTTCAGCAAGGCCCGGCCGACGTTCGAGCCGGTGATCTCCTGCCAGCAGGAAGATGCCGAAGGTCAGATGAGGACCGTCGAGTACCGCCCTGGTGTCATCAGCTGCCATCACAACTATGTCAGCGAAGAGCGGTACGAGGGTATGGATCTGCTGGTTACCCGGAAGGGAGCCATCAGCGCGGGCTCGGGGGAGTGGGGGATCATCCCCGGCTCCATGGGTACGGAGTCGTACATCGTCCGTGGCCTGGGCAACCCGAAGTCGTTCAACTCGGCCTCGCACGGTGCCGGCCGAAGGATGAGCCGGAACGCTGCCAAGCGGAAGTTCTCGACGCGGGACCTGGAGGAGCAGACGCGGGGTGTGGAGTGCCGTAAGGACTCCGGCGTGGTGGATGAGATCCCGGGTGCGTACAAGCCGATCGGTCAGGTGATGGAGCAACAGCGGGACCTGGTGCAGGTGGTCGCGAAGCTCAAGCAGGTCATCTGCGTAAAGGGCTGA
- a CDS encoding DUF3558 family protein → MHRSAKRLASLLTCAAVPVLLVAGCSGSDSDSSGDASSAPSRPAKPSPTVAPAKFKTLPNPCEAFSKDTIKKMLPKAKDASGERGKSTDNDSHGTCSWTSSDEKGVDGTQWRWLDIGFQRYDSDPGVGSGEKRATDFSTKQIAEAKATKNAKKLSTVRTSGTGDEATAITYDVKRDDTNFKNTTIVARTSNIVVTINYNGAGLAGADAPKSADLLKQAQAAAKEAVASATKAKG, encoded by the coding sequence ATGCACCGTTCAGCCAAGCGACTCGCCAGCCTTCTCACCTGCGCAGCAGTACCGGTGCTGCTCGTCGCCGGCTGCTCCGGCTCGGACAGCGACAGCTCCGGTGACGCCTCCTCCGCCCCCAGCCGACCGGCCAAGCCCTCGCCGACCGTCGCACCCGCCAAGTTCAAGACGCTGCCGAACCCGTGCGAGGCGTTCTCCAAGGACACCATCAAGAAGATGCTGCCCAAGGCGAAGGACGCCTCCGGGGAACGGGGCAAGTCCACGGACAACGACTCCCACGGCACCTGCTCCTGGACCAGCTCGGACGAGAAGGGCGTCGACGGCACCCAGTGGCGCTGGCTGGACATCGGCTTCCAGCGCTACGACTCCGACCCGGGCGTCGGCAGCGGCGAGAAGCGCGCCACGGACTTCTCCACCAAGCAGATAGCCGAGGCGAAGGCCACCAAGAACGCCAAGAAGCTCTCGACCGTCCGGACCTCCGGCACCGGCGACGAGGCGACCGCGATCACCTACGACGTGAAGCGGGACGACACCAACTTCAAGAACACCACGATCGTCGCCCGGACCTCCAACATCGTGGTGACGATCAACTACAACGGCGCGGGCCTGGCGGGCGCGGACGCCCCCAAGAGCGCCGACCTGCTCAAGCAGGCCCAGGCCGCCGCCAAGGAGGCGGTCGCCTCCGCCACCAAGGCCAAGGGCTGA
- a CDS encoding DUF2637 domain-containing protein, giving the protein MAAPLKLTRTHRILIGVVITGAVVIAGIGFAGSYAAVRELAIKKGFGSFAYFFPIGIDAGICVLLALDLLLTWIRMPFPLLRQTAWLLTVATVAFNAAAASDPLGMGMHAVIPVLFVVTVEAARHAVGRIADITADKHMEGVRITRWLLAPVPTFLLWRRMKLWELRSYDAVIKLEQERLVYQARLRSRFGRSWRRKAPVESLMPLRLARYGVPLAQTAPAGLAAAGIEPQLLPAPPQLVTPAVEPEHQEPEPRTQEPAEAEELPSQWFAAPQQVTYRGDYDPGYLPEQEHRASYDEYQQMPTREQVPVPAPRPPEPEPQVPVPNGAGGTRPLGKGTPQAGPQPAPAPAAAPTDEDLYQVFRHSIEGEGMPTPGAFAANLEAQYGIRLQSRDLNRYVDQFSDRLNAELMDEHIA; this is encoded by the coding sequence GTGGCCGCGCCACTGAAGCTGACACGCACGCACCGGATACTCATCGGAGTGGTCATCACCGGCGCGGTGGTCATCGCCGGCATCGGCTTCGCCGGCTCCTACGCGGCCGTGCGCGAACTGGCCATCAAGAAGGGCTTCGGCTCCTTCGCCTACTTCTTCCCCATCGGCATCGACGCGGGCATCTGCGTCCTGCTCGCGCTGGATCTGCTGCTGACGTGGATCCGCATGCCCTTCCCGCTGTTGCGGCAGACGGCGTGGCTGCTGACCGTCGCGACGGTGGCGTTCAACGCCGCGGCGGCCTCCGATCCGCTGGGCATGGGCATGCATGCCGTCATCCCGGTGCTGTTCGTCGTCACCGTCGAGGCCGCCCGGCACGCCGTCGGGCGGATCGCCGACATCACGGCGGACAAGCACATGGAGGGTGTGCGCATCACGCGCTGGCTGCTGGCACCCGTCCCGACGTTCCTGTTGTGGCGGCGGATGAAGCTGTGGGAGCTGCGGTCCTACGACGCGGTGATCAAGCTGGAGCAGGAACGGCTCGTCTACCAGGCACGCCTGCGTTCGCGGTTCGGGCGGAGCTGGCGCCGCAAGGCTCCCGTGGAGTCCCTGATGCCCCTGCGGCTCGCCCGGTACGGGGTGCCGCTGGCCCAGACCGCTCCCGCGGGGCTTGCCGCGGCGGGCATCGAACCGCAGCTGCTGCCGGCGCCACCGCAGTTGGTGACACCCGCCGTGGAGCCTGAGCACCAGGAGCCGGAGCCGCGGACGCAGGAGCCGGCCGAGGCCGAGGAGCTGCCGAGCCAGTGGTTCGCGGCGCCGCAGCAGGTGACGTACCGGGGTGACTACGACCCGGGGTACCTCCCCGAACAGGAGCACCGGGCCTCGTACGACGAGTATCAGCAGATGCCGACGCGCGAGCAGGTCCCGGTACCGGCGCCGCGCCCGCCCGAGCCCGAGCCGCAGGTCCCGGTGCCGAACGGTGCCGGTGGGACGCGCCCGCTCGGCAAGGGCACCCCACAGGCGGGCCCGCAGCCCGCTCCGGCACCGGCCGCGGCCCCGACCGACGAGGACCTGTACCAGGTGTTCCGCCACTCGATAGAGGGCGAGGGCATGCCGACTCCGGGCGCGTTCGCGGCGAACCTGGAGGCCCAGTACGGGATCCGCCTGCAGTCGCGGGACCTCAACCGCTACGTGGACCAGTTCAGCGACCGCCTCAACGCGGAGCTGATGGACGAGCACATCGCGTGA
- the lysS gene encoding lysine--tRNA ligase has protein sequence MAQQSTETDWVSRFADEVIAEAERRAPGKPVVCASGLSPSGPIHLGNLREVMTPHLVADEIRRRGYEVRHLISWDDYDRYRKVPNGVEGVDGSWAEHIGKPLTAVPAPAGSAHPNWAEHFKAAMSEALAELGVEYDGISQTAQYTSGVYREQVLHAMKHRADIDAILGQYRTKKAPAKKSQKPVDEAELEAAEGSGAAAEDDGSGGSAGYFPYKPYCGQCEKDLTTVTSYDDETTELAYTCTECGFGETVRLSEFNRGKLVWKVDWPMRWAYEGVIFEPSGVDHSSPGSSFVVGGQIVRQIFDGAQPIGPMYAFVGISGMAKMSSSRGGVPTPGDALKIMEAPLLRWLYARRKPNQSFKIAFDQEIQRLYDEWDKLEAKVADGTALPADAAAYSRAARTAAGELPRTPRPLPYRTLASVADITAGHDEQTLRILSELDPDSPVTSLDETRPRLAKAEYWINTQVPAEQRTIVRDEPDEELLGTLDEQARGSLRLLLDGLDEHWSLDGLTTLVYGVPKVQAGLEPDAKPTPELKVAQRAFFALLYNLLVGRDTGPRLPTLLLAVGADRVRKLLGG, from the coding sequence GTGGCTCAGCAGAGCACCGAGACCGACTGGGTCTCCAGGTTCGCGGACGAGGTCATTGCCGAGGCGGAGCGCCGCGCCCCCGGCAAACCGGTCGTCTGCGCCTCGGGCCTGAGCCCGTCCGGCCCGATCCACCTCGGCAACCTCCGCGAGGTCATGACCCCGCACCTGGTCGCCGACGAGATCCGCCGCCGCGGGTACGAGGTCCGTCACCTCATCTCCTGGGACGACTACGACCGGTACCGCAAGGTCCCGAACGGGGTCGAGGGCGTCGACGGCTCCTGGGCCGAGCACATCGGTAAGCCGCTGACCGCGGTGCCGGCCCCGGCCGGTTCGGCCCACCCGAACTGGGCGGAGCACTTCAAGGCCGCCATGTCCGAGGCCCTCGCCGAGCTGGGCGTCGAGTACGACGGCATCAGCCAGACCGCGCAGTACACCTCCGGCGTCTACCGCGAGCAGGTCCTGCACGCGATGAAGCACCGCGCGGACATCGACGCGATCCTCGGCCAGTACCGCACGAAGAAGGCCCCGGCCAAGAAGTCGCAGAAGCCGGTCGACGAGGCCGAGCTGGAGGCCGCCGAGGGCTCGGGCGCGGCCGCCGAGGACGACGGCAGCGGCGGTTCGGCGGGCTACTTCCCGTACAAGCCCTACTGCGGGCAGTGCGAGAAGGACCTGACCACGGTCACCTCGTACGACGACGAGACCACCGAGCTGGCCTACACCTGCACCGAGTGCGGCTTCGGCGAAACGGTCCGGCTGAGCGAGTTCAACCGCGGCAAGCTGGTCTGGAAGGTCGACTGGCCGATGCGGTGGGCCTACGAGGGCGTGATCTTCGAGCCGTCCGGTGTCGACCACTCCTCGCCGGGCTCGTCGTTCGTCGTCGGCGGCCAGATCGTCCGGCAGATCTTCGACGGCGCGCAGCCCATCGGCCCCATGTATGCCTTCGTCGGCATCAGCGGCATGGCCAAGATGTCGTCGTCGCGGGGCGGGGTGCCGACCCCGGGCGATGCGCTGAAGATCATGGAGGCGCCGCTGCTGCGCTGGCTGTACGCCCGCCGCAAGCCCAACCAGTCCTTCAAGATCGCCTTCGACCAGGAGATCCAGCGGCTCTACGACGAGTGGGACAAGCTGGAGGCCAAGGTCGCCGACGGCACCGCGCTGCCGGCCGATGCCGCGGCGTACTCCCGCGCGGCCCGCACCGCCGCCGGTGAGCTGCCCCGTACCCCGCGCCCGCTGCCGTACCGCACGCTCGCCTCGGTCGCGGACATCACCGCGGGCCATGACGAGCAGACGCTGCGCATCCTGAGCGAGCTGGACCCGGACAGCCCCGTCACCTCGCTGGACGAGACCCGGCCGCGGCTGGCCAAGGCCGAGTACTGGATCAACACCCAGGTCCCGGCCGAGCAGCGCACCATCGTCCGCGACGAGCCCGACGAGGAGCTGCTCGGCACCCTCGACGAGCAGGCCCGCGGTTCGCTGCGGCTGCTGCTCGACGGCCTCGACGAGCACTGGTCGCTGGACGGCCTGACCACCCTGGTCTACGGCGTCCCGAAGGTCCAGGCGGGTCTGGAGCCGGACGCCAAGCCCACTCCGGAGCTGAAGGTGGCGCAGCGGGCCTTCTTCGCCCTGCTCTACAACCTGCTGGTCGGCCGGGACACCGGACCGCGGCTGCCCACCCTGCTGCTGGCCGTCGGCGCCGACCGGGTGCGCAAGCTGCTCGGCGGATGA
- the argS gene encoding arginine--tRNA ligase: MASVTSLAASVHQRVADALSAALPEAGTADPLLRRSDRADFQANGMLALAKKLKGNPRELAAQVVAGIPTGDSGAVIKEIEVSGPGFLNITIADEAIVKTLAARAADDRLGVPYTAGAGATVIDYAQPNVAKEMHVGHLRSAVIGAAMVEILEFTGEKVVRRHHIGDWGTQFGMLIQYLIEHPHELDHKGGEVSGEEAMSNLNRLYKASRAHFDSDEEFKERARRRVVDLQAGDEETLALWRRFVDESKIYFYSVFNKLDMDIQDPDVVGESGYNDMLEETCRLLEESGVAVRSEGALCVFFDDVKGPDGNPVPLIVKKSNGGYGYAATDLSAIRDRVQNLGADTLLYVVDARQSLHFKMVFETARRAGWLNDKTHAVQLAFGTVLGKDGKPFKTREGETVRLVDLLDEAIDRATAVVREKGEPIGLTEEEITGNGAQVGIGAVKYADLSTSASRDYKFDLDQMVSLNGDTSVYLQYAYARIRSIFRKAGDTAPAAHPELPLAPAERALGLHLDQFGETLAEAAASYEPHKLAAYLYGLASLFTTFYDQCPVLKAEGGTDQIANRLFLCELTARTLHQGMALLGIRTPERL, from the coding sequence ATGGCCTCGGTCACTTCGCTCGCAGCTTCGGTCCACCAGCGCGTCGCGGACGCCCTCTCGGCAGCCCTGCCGGAGGCCGGCACCGCGGACCCGCTGCTGCGCCGAAGCGACCGGGCCGATTTCCAGGCCAACGGCATGCTGGCGCTGGCCAAGAAGCTCAAGGGCAATCCGCGGGAGCTGGCCGCGCAGGTCGTCGCAGGCATCCCCACGGGCGACAGCGGTGCGGTGATCAAGGAGATCGAGGTCTCCGGACCCGGCTTCCTCAACATCACCATCGCCGACGAGGCGATCGTCAAGACCCTCGCCGCGCGCGCCGCCGACGACCGCCTGGGCGTGCCGTACACCGCCGGTGCCGGTGCGACCGTCATCGACTACGCCCAGCCGAACGTGGCGAAGGAGATGCACGTCGGCCATCTGCGGTCGGCGGTGATCGGCGCGGCGATGGTCGAGATCCTGGAGTTCACCGGCGAGAAGGTGGTCCGGCGGCACCACATCGGCGACTGGGGCACCCAGTTCGGCATGCTCATCCAGTACCTCATCGAGCACCCGCACGAGCTGGACCACAAGGGCGGCGAGGTCTCCGGCGAGGAGGCCATGTCGAACCTCAACCGGCTGTACAAGGCCTCGCGCGCGCACTTCGACTCCGACGAGGAGTTCAAGGAGCGGGCCCGCCGCCGGGTCGTCGACCTCCAGGCCGGCGACGAGGAGACGCTCGCCCTGTGGCGGCGGTTCGTCGACGAGTCGAAGATCTACTTCTACTCGGTCTTCAACAAGCTCGACATGGACATCCAGGACCCCGATGTCGTCGGCGAGTCCGGCTACAACGACATGCTGGAGGAGACCTGCCGGCTGCTGGAGGAGTCCGGCGTCGCGGTGCGCTCCGAGGGTGCCCTCTGCGTGTTCTTCGACGACGTCAAGGGCCCGGACGGCAACCCCGTCCCGCTGATCGTGAAGAAGTCCAACGGCGGCTACGGCTATGCCGCGACCGACCTCTCCGCGATCCGGGACCGGGTCCAGAACCTCGGCGCCGACACCCTCCTCTACGTCGTCGACGCCCGGCAGTCCCTGCACTTCAAGATGGTCTTCGAGACCGCCCGCCGGGCCGGCTGGCTGAACGACAAGACGCACGCCGTCCAGCTGGCCTTCGGCACGGTCCTGGGCAAGGACGGCAAGCCGTTCAAGACCCGTGAGGGCGAGACGGTGCGGCTGGTGGACCTGCTGGACGAGGCGATCGACCGGGCGACCGCGGTGGTCCGGGAGAAGGGCGAGCCGATCGGCCTGACCGAGGAGGAGATCACCGGCAACGGTGCGCAGGTCGGCATCGGCGCCGTGAAGTACGCGGACCTGTCGACGTCGGCGAGCCGGGACTACAAGTTCGACCTGGACCAGATGGTCTCGCTGAACGGCGACACGTCGGTGTACCTCCAGTACGCCTACGCCCGGATCCGGTCGATCTTCCGCAAGGCCGGTGACACGGCCCCCGCGGCGCACCCGGAGCTGCCGCTGGCCCCGGCGGAGCGGGCGCTGGGCCTGCACCTCGACCAGTTCGGCGAGACCCTCGCCGAGGCCGCCGCGTCGTACGAGCCGCACAAGCTCGCCGCGTACCTCTACGGCCTGGCCTCGCTGTTCACGACCTTCTACGACCAGTGCCCGGTCCTGAAGGCCGAGGGCGGCACGGACCAGATCGCGAACCGGCTGTTCCTGTGCGAGCTGACCGCCCGCACCCTCCACCAGGGCATGGCGCTGCTCGGCATCCGGACGCCCGAGCGGCTCTGA
- a CDS encoding CsbD family protein — protein MTAKRKMQAKGAQVIGAMKEAVGRATHNRKLEAEGKAEKSAGHGLDAAEKTKDAVRKPWQH, from the coding sequence ATGACTGCCAAGCGCAAGATGCAGGCCAAGGGCGCACAGGTCATCGGCGCCATGAAGGAAGCCGTCGGCCGGGCCACGCACAACCGCAAGCTGGAGGCCGAGGGCAAGGCCGAGAAGTCCGCCGGGCACGGGCTGGACGCGGCCGAGAAGACCAAGGACGCGGTACGCAAGCCCTGGCAGCACTGA
- the hemB gene encoding porphobilinogen synthase, which translates to MTKYGSFPGARPRRLRTTPAMRRMVAEHRLHPADLILPAFVREGISEPVPISAMPGVVQHTRDTLRKAAAEAVGAGVAGIMLFGVPEDAKKDAAGTAGTDPDGILQLAIRDVKEEVGDDLVIMSDLCLDEYTDHGHCGVLDAGGRVDNDATLERYAEMAQVQADAGVHVVAPSGMMDGQVGVVRDALDQTGHEDTSILAYTAKYSSAFYGPFREAVGSSLQGDRKTYQQDPANLRESLRELALDLEEGADMVMVKPALPYLDVLAKVADTVDVPVAAYQISGEYAMIEAAAEKGWIDRDKAILEALTGIKRAGADMILTYWATEVARGL; encoded by the coding sequence ATGACGAAGTACGGAAGCTTCCCAGGGGCGCGGCCGCGCCGCCTGCGCACCACTCCCGCCATGCGGCGGATGGTCGCGGAGCACCGGCTGCACCCGGCGGACCTGATCCTCCCGGCGTTCGTACGGGAGGGCATCAGCGAGCCGGTGCCGATCTCCGCGATGCCGGGCGTCGTCCAGCACACCCGCGACACGCTGCGCAAGGCCGCCGCCGAGGCGGTCGGGGCCGGGGTCGCCGGGATCATGCTGTTCGGGGTGCCGGAGGACGCCAAGAAGGACGCCGCGGGTACGGCGGGCACCGACCCCGACGGGATCCTGCAGCTCGCCATCCGTGACGTGAAGGAGGAGGTCGGCGACGACCTCGTCATCATGTCGGACCTGTGCCTGGACGAGTACACCGATCACGGCCACTGCGGTGTCCTGGACGCCGGGGGACGGGTCGACAACGACGCGACGCTGGAGCGCTACGCCGAGATGGCGCAGGTCCAGGCCGACGCGGGCGTCCATGTCGTGGCCCCCAGCGGCATGATGGACGGGCAGGTCGGCGTCGTCCGTGACGCGCTCGACCAGACCGGCCACGAGGACACCTCGATCCTCGCCTACACCGCGAAGTACTCCTCCGCCTTCTACGGGCCGTTCCGGGAGGCCGTCGGATCGTCGCTCCAGGGCGACCGCAAGACCTACCAGCAGGACCCGGCCAACCTCCGCGAGTCGCTGCGCGAGCTGGCGCTCGACCTGGAGGAGGGCGCCGACATGGTGATGGTCAAGCCGGCGCTGCCGTACCTCGACGTGCTGGCGAAGGTCGCGGACACGGTGGACGTGCCCGTCGCCGCGTACCAGATCTCCGGTGAGTACGCGATGATCGAGGCGGCCGCCGAGAAGGGCTGGATCGACCGGGACAAGGCGATCCTGGAGGCGCTGACCGGCATCAAGCGGGCCGGCGCCGACATGATCCTCACGTACTGGGCGACGGAGGTGGCGCGGGGGCTGTGA
- a CDS encoding serine hydrolase: MNTEALLRDMRRQLDDGGLRACLLVRDLHTGQEVGIEPDAELPTASLVKVPLALATIERIRRGELDGATALDVQPGRITTPGPTGLSRFRHPARIALDDLLYLSTCVSDSTAGDVLFGLTPPARVTALLHEFGLRGITVRHTLQELADTPEERLDPAQAHLAHALAIGAGAHGHRVPQLDITRANSGSAHAYVELLQALWTPSSIPPETAERVRGLMAHNVMRHRLTPDFSSDATTWSAKTGTLLNLRHEIGVVEHSDGRAFAVAVLTESLVPASKQPGADALMGQVARALRDHLRQL; this comes from the coding sequence GTGAACACCGAGGCACTGTTGCGCGACATGCGCCGCCAACTCGACGACGGTGGCCTGCGCGCCTGTCTGCTCGTCCGGGATCTGCACACCGGGCAGGAAGTGGGGATCGAGCCGGACGCCGAGCTGCCCACCGCCTCCCTGGTCAAGGTCCCCCTCGCACTCGCGACGATCGAACGCATCCGGAGGGGCGAACTCGACGGAGCCACCGCGCTCGACGTACAGCCGGGGCGCATCACCACCCCCGGGCCCACCGGCCTGAGCCGCTTCCGCCATCCCGCCCGGATCGCCCTCGACGACCTGCTCTATCTGAGCACCTGCGTCAGCGACAGCACCGCCGGCGACGTGCTGTTCGGCCTCACCCCGCCGGCCCGGGTCACCGCCCTCCTGCACGAGTTCGGCCTGCGCGGCATCACCGTCCGGCACACCTTGCAGGAGCTGGCCGACACCCCCGAGGAACGCCTCGATCCCGCACAGGCCCACCTTGCCCACGCCCTCGCCATCGGCGCGGGCGCACACGGACACCGGGTGCCGCAACTGGACATCACCCGCGCCAACAGCGGCAGCGCACACGCCTACGTCGAACTGCTCCAGGCCCTGTGGACACCGTCGTCGATCCCCCCGGAGACCGCCGAGCGGGTCCGCGGTCTCATGGCCCACAACGTGATGCGGCACCGGCTGACGCCGGACTTCAGCTCCGATGCCACCACCTGGTCCGCCAAGACCGGCACCCTCCTCAACCTCCGCCACGAGATCGGAGTGGTCGAGCACAGCGACGGCCGGGCGTTCGCGGTCGCCGTCCTCACCGAGTCGCTCGTGCCCGCCAGCAAGCAGCCCGGCGCCGACGCCCTGATGGGACAGGTCGCCCGCGCACTCCGTGATCACCTGCGGCAGCTGTGA
- a CDS encoding LysR family transcriptional regulator → MPWGGEGRAVDLVGACRAFVSVSEYGSFTVGAAAARMSQSVASRRVAALEERFGERLFERTARQAVLTPFGRDMLPVARQLLLTADVLEHEAAAAKRKPWRLAVPDVCSGAGLARLVAGARRQGMTLDLRVAAPARRTELIRSQQVRAALLAVAPDQATWSVPLGLAAAEDPGVKRLYLDTLRRGRTTTGPARRIWIQPEDDVAHIRDPLTRLRDAVGLQPAQLAEAADLTAAAAEVLCTGDLLLCSPAQARAFALSWRPIGEASFARGYALSATAPGDPQLIRTRLGEAIADCLGVSGPPHPGNAEVA, encoded by the coding sequence ATGCCGTGGGGCGGGGAGGGGCGCGCTGTGGATCTGGTGGGGGCGTGTCGTGCGTTCGTCAGCGTGAGCGAGTACGGCAGTTTCACCGTCGGAGCGGCGGCTGCCCGGATGTCCCAGTCGGTGGCGAGCCGCCGCGTCGCGGCCCTGGAGGAGCGCTTCGGGGAGCGGCTGTTCGAGCGCACCGCGCGGCAGGCCGTCCTCACCCCCTTCGGCCGGGACATGCTGCCCGTGGCCCGTCAACTGCTGCTGACCGCCGATGTTCTGGAGCACGAGGCGGCAGCCGCCAAGCGCAAACCGTGGCGGCTCGCCGTGCCCGATGTGTGCTCCGGCGCCGGCCTGGCACGGCTCGTCGCCGGCGCACGGCGGCAGGGCATGACGCTCGACCTGCGCGTCGCGGCGCCCGCCCGGCGGACGGAACTCATCCGCTCCCAGCAGGTGCGGGCGGCGCTGCTCGCGGTCGCGCCGGACCAGGCGACGTGGTCGGTGCCCCTGGGGCTGGCCGCCGCCGAGGACCCCGGGGTGAAGCGCCTCTACCTCGACACGCTGCGCCGCGGCCGGACCACCACCGGCCCGGCCCGTCGCATCTGGATCCAGCCGGAGGACGACGTGGCGCACATCCGCGACCCGCTGACGCGCTTGCGCGATGCCGTCGGCCTGCAGCCCGCACAGCTCGCCGAGGCGGCCGACCTCACGGCGGCCGCGGCCGAAGTCCTGTGCACCGGGGACCTGTTGCTGTGCTCCCCGGCGCAGGCCCGCGCGTTCGCCCTGAGCTGGCGCCCCATCGGCGAGGCTTCCTTCGCCCGCGGGTACGCCCTGAGCGCCACCGCGCCCGGCGATCCACAGCTCATCCGGACGCGTCTGGGCGAGGCGATAGCCGACTGCCTCGGCGTATCCGGTCCACCGCACCCCGGCAACGCGGAGGTCGCGTGA
- the bla gene encoding class A beta-lactamase: MQHTRAHRCALSGLVALALIPLTACGEGGSRDHSSKPAGASASASEERTRPPAAKQPYVHALQKLERTHGARLGVHAVDTGTGRVVAYRDGERFAHNSTFKALEAGAVLRKRSLSGMDKTIKYSKKDLVESSPVTEKHVASGMTLRALCDAAVRYSDNTAANLLFKELGGPKKLNAVLKGLGDDVTHMERYETDLSTWDPGSTRDTTTPRAFAEDLRTFVLGDALGTAERAQLTTWLRTNTTGDELIRAGVPKDWVVGDKTGMGSNYGGRDDIAVIWRPHAAPLVVAIFSNRTDEDADPDNKLIAEAASVVADSLR; this comes from the coding sequence ATGCAGCACACCCGTGCCCACCGCTGTGCTCTCAGCGGGCTCGTCGCCCTCGCCCTCATCCCGCTCACGGCCTGCGGCGAGGGCGGTTCCCGCGACCACTCGTCCAAGCCTGCCGGCGCGTCCGCGTCCGCGTCCGAGGAGAGGACACGGCCCCCCGCGGCGAAGCAGCCCTACGTCCACGCCTTGCAGAAGCTGGAGCGCACCCACGGCGCCCGTCTCGGCGTCCACGCCGTCGACACCGGCACCGGACGCGTGGTGGCCTACCGCGACGGCGAGCGGTTCGCCCACAACTCCACGTTCAAGGCACTCGAAGCCGGCGCCGTGCTGCGCAAGCGCTCCCTGAGCGGGATGGACAAGACCATCAAGTACAGCAAGAAGGACCTGGTCGAGAGCTCTCCCGTGACCGAGAAGCACGTCGCGTCCGGGATGACCCTGCGCGCACTGTGCGACGCCGCCGTGCGCTACAGCGACAACACCGCGGCCAACCTGCTGTTCAAGGAGCTCGGCGGCCCGAAGAAGCTGAACGCCGTGCTCAAGGGCCTCGGCGACGACGTCACGCACATGGAGCGCTACGAAACGGACCTGAGCACGTGGGATCCGGGCTCGACGCGCGACACGACCACGCCGCGGGCCTTCGCCGAGGACCTGCGCACCTTCGTGCTCGGAGATGCCCTCGGCACAGCGGAACGCGCTCAGCTCACCACGTGGCTGCGGACCAACACCACCGGCGACGAGCTCATCAGGGCCGGCGTGCCCAAGGACTGGGTGGTCGGTGACAAGACCGGAATGGGCAGCAACTACGGCGGCCGGGACGATATCGCCGTGATCTGGCGGCCGCACGCCGCGCCCCTCGTCGTGGCGATCTTCTCGAACCGCACCGACGAGGACGCGGATCCCGACAACAAGTTGATCGCGGAAGCGGCCTCCGTGGTCGCCGACTCGCTGCGGTAG